One Burkholderia sp. 9120 genomic window, CAAACGTGGGCTGAACGAAAATCTCGCGCGCGAAATCATGGAGCTGCACACGCTCGGCGTGCGCAGCGGTTATAGCCAGGACGACGTCACCGAATTCGCTCGCGCGCTGACCGGCTGGAGTCTCGCCGCCGGCAGCGGCAAAGGCGCCGGCGGCAACGCGCGACGCTTCGGCGCGCAGCCCGACGCCGCGCCCGGCACGTTCGTGTTTCGCGCCGCGCTGCACGAGCCGGGCTCGCGAACCATCATGGGTCGCCGCTACGACCAGCCCGGCGAACAGCAGGCGCTCGCGATCCTGCACGACCTCGGCGCGGCACCGGCCACCGCGCAGCATATCGGCGGCAAGCTGGCGCGACATTTCGTGGCCGACAATCCGCCGCCCGGCGTGACGGAGCGGCTTGCCAGCGCGTTCGAGCGCAGCGGCGGCGATCTGCCGACGGTCTATCGGGCGCTTATCGACAGTCACGAAGCGTGGTCGCCCACGGCCGTGAAGTTCAAGACGCCGTGGGAGTGGACCATTTCGTCGATGCGCGGGCTCGGCTGGCAGGACCTCGGCAAGCTGCAGACCGCGCCGATTCTCACGCAACTCGGCCAGCCGGTCTGGCGGCCTGGCTCGCCCGCCGGTTACGACGATATCGCCGCGAGTTGGGCCGCGCCCGACGCGCTGGTGCGCCGGGTGGAAATGGCGCAGCGTTTCGCGTCGCGGGTGGGCGACCGGCTCGATGCCCGCTCGCTCGGTCAGACCTTGACGGCCGGTTCGCTCAGCGAGCCGACCGCGACGGCGGTGTCGCGGGCCGAGAGTGCCTCGACGGCGATCGCGCTGTTGCTGGTGTCGCCGGATTTTCAACGGAGATGAATGCCATGTTGTCACGCCGTAAATTTCTGAGCGTTGCCGCTGCGGGCGCCGGCGCGATGCTCGTATCGCCGCAGATCGTGTTCGCGAGTGTCGCCACCGATCGCCGTTTCGTTTTCGTGATCCAGCGCGGCGCGGCCGACGGGTTGAACATCGTCGTGCCGTACGCCGATCCCGCTTATGCGAATCTGCGCGGCGCGCTGGCGATCGATACGTCGAACGCGGCGAAGCTCGACGGCACGTTCGCGTTGCATCCGGCGCTCGCGCAAACCGCGTCGATGTATGCGAATCGCCAGGCGCTGTTCGTGCACGCGGTGGCGTCGCCGTATCGCGACCGCTCGCATTTCGACGGCCAGAACGTGCTGGAGACCGGCGGCACCGCGCCGTATCAGATGAAGGACGGCTGGCTGAACCGGCTCGTCGCCCAGTTGCCCGCCACGCGCGAAAACGCGATCGCCTTCGCGCCGACCGTGCCGATGGCGCTGCGCGGCGCGGCGCAGGTGACGTCGTACGCGCCGTCGGCGTTGCCGCAAGCGCCCGACGATCTGCTCACGCGCGTCGCGCAACTGTACGACCAGGACGCGCAGTTACGTCCGCTGTGGGATTCGGCGATGGCGGCACGCGGCCTCGCGGGCGACGCCGGCGCGCGTCAGGACCCGGCCAGCCTCGGCAAGCTCGCCGCGGGTTTTCTGTCGCGCGACGACGGTCCGCGTATCGCGATGATCGAAACCGGCGGCTGGGACACGCACAGCGCGCAGAACCCGCGTCTCGCCAATCAGTTGAAAGCGCTCGACACGATGCTCGCGTCGTTGCGCGACGGCATGGGGCCGTTGTGGAGCAAAACCACGGTGCTGGTGGCGACGGAGTTCGGACGGACCGCCGCCGCCAACGGCACGGGTGGCACGGACCACGGCACGGGATCGGTGGCGATGGTGCTGGGCGGGTCGGTGGCGGGCGGACGGGTGATTTCGGATTGGCCCGGCCTCGCGCCGCACGCGCTTTATGAAGCGCGCGACCTGAAACCGACCACGTCGCTGGACGCGGTGATTGCCGGGACGGCAGGTGAAAGTCTTGGGCTCGATCCGCAGCGCACGGCTTGCGCGTTGTTCGGTTCAACCGCGCGGCCGCTGACGGGGGTTTTGCGGGCGTAGAAGAAGCAGTAAGCAGAAACAGGAAGTAGAAGCAGAAGTAGAAGTAGAAGCGGAAAACCGGTTCACCTAAAAAACACTCAGGAGAGGAAAAATGAAAATCAGATCGTCTGTACGCGCCGTTTCGATTGCGGGTCTTTGTGCCGTGGTCCTGTCAGCTTGCGTGGTGGAACCGGCCCGGCCGGCGCAGCCCGCGCCGCTCGTCGAAGTCGTCCCGGCCGCGCCGGCGCCGGGCTATCACTGGGTGAAGGGCCACTACCGCTGGGAAGGCAATCACTGGCAATGGGTCCCGGGACACTGGGTGGGTTGAGTGAGACCTCAAGCCGCCACGCGATTCCGCCCGGCTTCCTTCGCACGATAAAGCGCCGCGTCGGCCTGCGCGAGCAGCCCGTCCGGCGCCGCCAGCTCACTGTTGCGCGTGGTGGCGATCCCCACCGACACCGTCACCCGGCCGGCCGGCGTAAACGGCGCCGCCACGCCGCGCTGCACGACCGCTACGCGCAATCGTTCGGCCAGTTGACTGGCCATCTGCGCGCCGCAATCCGGCAACACCACGACGAATTCCTCCCCGCCGTAACGCGCGATGAAATCGCCGCTGCGCCGCAGGCTCGACTGCAAGACGGCGGCCACGGCGTTTAGCGTGTCGTCGCCGTGCAGGTGGCCCAGGGTGTCGTTGAAACGTTTGAAATGATCGATGTCCACCATCATCAGCGAAAGCGGATACGCGGACGCTTGCGCGCGCGCCAGTGCTTCCGGATAGCGCTCGTCGAAGTAGCGGCGGTTGTACAGGCCGGTGAGGCCGTCGCGCGCGGCGAATTCGCTCAGCCGCGCGTTGGCGGTGTGCAATTCGCGGTACAGGTGGCTGATTTCCCAGATCAGCACGCCGAGCACGGTGCTCGACGCCAGCACCGACGCGACCCGCGCAACGTACCAGCCGATGCTGAAGCGCGAGTTCGCCGCCAGCGTCACGACGATATCGCCGAGACCGGCGAGCATCGCGACGCCGAGCCACAGGTCGAGCAGGGTGCGCAAGCGTGTCGATGCAATGAGGCAAAGCAGCGCCGCCGCACTGATGAGTGCGATGCCGATCCCGGACGGGCTATGCGGCAGCCTCGTATACGTCTCTTCGCTGACCAGCGCCGGCAGCGCGTCCGCGTGGCGGATCGCGACGTAGCAGACCAGCATCGACAGCAGCAGCGGCCCGCCGCATAGCACGCCGCCCGCCCGTGCCGCGGCGCCCGGCGCGACCAGCGGCGTGGGAAAACGCCGCCTCACCCACAGCGCGATCACTACCAGCAGCGGCGAGCCGCCGTGCCAGAACGCCCAGATCCACACCGCGCTTTGCGGACTCGCGCCGAGCAGGCCGGTGGCCGAGAACACGCCCGGAAACGCCAGCAACTGCACGGCGACGGTGACGGCCGTGTACACGTAAGCGCCGGCGAGCGCCGCCAGAAAGGCGGCCCGCGTGATCATGAATTGCGTCCACAGCAGGTAGGCCGTGAGGCCTTCCGTCGCGATGACGGCCATCGTGAAGAGCGGCAGGAACGGTGCGATCGTCGTGGCGGGCAGACGCGCGACCGGCAGCACCGCGAGCACCGTGCCCAGAATCAATCCGGAAACCGCGAACGCAGCAAGACGGTGGCGGCGGTTGACCGCCAGGCTCATGATGCTGCTTTTCATGCGACGAATAGAGTGGGGTGAAAGGACTGCGAAAGGGTTTGCGCGGTCAGGCCGGACTGTGGTCTTTCAGGCAAGCGCGCATTTTATCGGCTGATCGCGAGTTGGTCATGAAGAAATATGAACCATGACGTCGGGGCTGGTATGAAGATTGATGCGGATTAGCGCGGGTTTTAGGCGGAATCGAAGCGACCAGGTGCGTCCGTTTGGAAGCTAGGATCGCTAACTTTTCTTCAGTCGATTGCCGGTTGCTTGCGTGCTCAACTGGCCGCTCAACGTTGCTTCAACGCCGCCCGCCCGCGAGCCGCCTCGCGTCCGGCAATCTCCGCAGGCGCAGCATCGCGACACAGCCGAGCAGCGGGCCGATCGCCAGCATGCTGAAAGCGCCACGCCAGCCGGCCAGCGCAACCACGTCCGGCACCAGATGGATGCTGACGAGCGTCAGCAGAAAACCCGCGCAGGTTTGCGCGGTCAGCAGCGTGCCGATCGACGCCGGTTCCGCCAGCTCCGCGATGCTCGCCGAAAACTGCGCCGAATCGGCGATCACCGACACCCCCCAACACAGCGCGACCGTCGCGATCAGCCACACCGGCGCGCCGGGCAGCCAGCCCATCAGCGCGGCGCAGGCGCCGCTCATCGCCATGGCGCCGACCGTCAGCGTGGTGCGGCCGAGGCGATCCGCCAGCACGCCGCCGAGCCACGCGCCGAGCGCGCCGGCCGCGACCGCGCCGAAGGTCAGCCATTCGGCGGCCACGCGCGGCTGCGGCATGCCGGCCGCGGCGAAGCTCGTCTGCAGGAATACGGCGAGCCAGGCCCACATCGCATAAAGCTCCCACATGTGACCGAGATAGCCGAGATTCGCGAGCCGCAGCGCCGGGTTGCGCCACGCGGCGGCGAGCGCCGTCCAGTCGATGCGGACCGCGCGCGCCATGCCCGGCCCGACGCCGCACAGCAGGATCGCCACGCCGGCCAGCAAAGCGCAGCCGGCCGAGATGCCGTAGATCGCGCGCCAGTTCGAGCCGCCGAGCGCCGCCAGCAGATGGGGGCTCGCCGAGCCGAAGGTGAGGGCGCCGACCAGCAGCCCGATCAGCAGGCCGAGATCGCCTTTGGCCCAGGTGGCCGCGAGCCGCATGCCGACCGGATAAACCCCCGCCATGCAGATGCCGGTGATAAAGCGCAACAGGATCGCGAGCGGACTCGCCGGCGCGATGAACGCGAGCGACGCCGTGACCCCGCCGGCCGTCAGCGCGCTAGCCATGAAGAGTCGTCGCGGATCGAAGCGGTCGGCGAGCGACAGCAGCGCGCTCGTCACCGTGCCCGCGACGAATCCGGCCTGCACCGCGCTGGTCAGCAAGGTGGCTTGCAATGCGGAGAGTCCCTGCGCCTGTTTGACGATCGCCACGACCGCCGACGACGAAAACCACACGCTCATCGCGCCGACCTGGCAGAGCAGCAGGATCACCAGCGAACGCGTTTTTCCCGCCATCGCGGCGAGCGGCGGGGACGGGGTGGCCGGAGCGTTGTTCATGCGGGTCGTGGGCTGCTGGGTGGTGTGATCTTGAGCGGTGGTTCGTGGCGCTTTCGTGGAACTTCGTTCATGCCGCCGGTTCAGCGGCATGCGCCGCATGAACGGAGCGCGCGCCGACCCGATGGTAACGGCGGCCGTAGTAGATCAGCGCATCGCCGGCGCCCTGCGTTTGCACGGCCTTCACCGCGCAAAAGAATACGGTGTGCGTACCGATCTCCGTTACCGATTCGATCTCGCAGTCCAGCGACGCGAGCGCGCCATCCAGCGCCGGCGCGCCGGTCGTCAGCGTGTTCCATTGCGCGGCGGCGAAGCGTTCGTCGACCTGCAGCGCGCTGCTGGCGAAATGCGCCGCGAGCGCCTGCTGTTCGGCGCTCAGCACGTTGACGCAAAGCTGGCCGTTGGCGCGAAACGCCGCGTTATTGCGGCTGCTTCGATTGATGCAGACTAGCAGCGTGGGCGGCTCGTCCGTCACGCCGCAGACCGCCGACGCGGTGCAGCCGGCGCGACCCGCCGCGCCGTCGCTGGTCACGATGTTGACTGCCGCGCCGAGTCCGGCCATCGCGTCGCGGAAGCTGAGCTTGTCAATCATGAGCGCCTCCGTCGGCGAGGGGCTGCGCGGCCGCCCAGTCCGGCGAGCGAAAACGTGCCGCCGTGTGCGTGGCGGGCAAGCGCGCGTGACCGAACAGCTTGTCACGCAACGTGCCGTCGCGATACGCGCGCTTATACGCCCCTCGCTCCTGCAACACCGGCACGACCAGTTCGATGAAATCCTCGAAGCATTCCGGCGCGACCGTGCGCGACAGATTGAAGCCATCCACGCCGGTTTCATCGGTCCACGCGATCAGTTCGTCGGCGATCCGTTCTGCCGAGCCGACGAGCGGCGCCTGGCGGCTGCCCAGCACCATCTGTTCGAGCAGTTTGCGTTTGGTCCATTGCGGCCCGGCGGCGCGCGTCATCGCCTCGATGTTCGAGACGATCGCCTGGCTCTTGCCGGTCTCGATCGGTTCGTCGAGGTCGTAGCGCGCGAAATCGATACCGAGCGACGCGGCCGCATGCACGAGCGCCGCCTCCGAACTGACGTAACGCTGATACTCCGCGTATTTGTCCTGCGCGTCGCGATCCGTGCGGCCCGTTATGATGGTTTGGCCGAGCAGCACCTTGATATCGTCCGCGCGACGGCCGGCAGCCACGGCATGCGCGCGAATGTCGTCGACGATCGTTTTGACCGCGGGCTTCGCCTGACCGTTGACGAACACGCATTCCGCGTGTGCCGCGGCGAACTGCTTGCCGCGTGTGGAGGAACCCGCCTGATACAGCACCGGCGTGCGCTGCGGCGACGGTTCGCTCAGATGCATCGCATCGACCCGATACTGCTTGCCGTGATGATGGATCACATGCACTTTCGACGCGTCCGCATAGAGGCGCTGCTCCCGGTCGCACAGCACCGCATCGTCTTCCCAACTGCATTCCCACAGTTTGTAGACCAGTTCCATATATTCGTCCGCGAGGTCGTAGCGGTCGTCGTGCGCCATCTGGCCGGTGAGGCCGATCGCGCGGGATGCGCTGTCGAGATAACCCGTGACGATGTTCCAGCCGACCCGGCCGCGCGTCAGATGATCGAGCGTCGACATGCGGCGCGCGAACAGATACGGCTGCTCGACCGAGAGGTTCGACGTGACGCCGAACGACAGATGCTGCGTGACTGCCGCCATGGCCGGGATCAGCAGCGTCGGATCGTTGACCGGCACCTGGACCGCGCCGCGAATCGCCGCGTCGGGATTGCCGCCATAGACGTCGTAGACGCCCGCCACGTCCGCGAAAAAGATGCCGTCGAACAGGCCGGCTTCCAGCGTGCGGGCGTAGTCGGTCCAGTACTGCAAGTCCCGATAGCGGGTGGACTGATCGCGCGGATGCGTCCACAGGCCTTGCTGGATGTGACCGACGCAGTTCATGTCGAACGCGTTGAGTACGATTTCCTTCGGCATGGTGTCTTCCGGTTCGGGGACTGGGACGCTGGCGCCAGCGGTTCGTTTAATATAGTGGACGAAAAATCACTATGCAAGACATTGATTTCGGGCTTTAATCGGGTCGACGCGGGTCAATGCGTGCGGCCGACGCAGCCCGTCCAGCCCGGTTGCAAGCCCATGCCGTAGCGCTGCAAAACACGTCGATATAATTCGCCGGTGCTCACTTTGTCGAACTCTCCGCTGCCATGTCCGAATCCGTTGCTGTCGATCTGACCCAGGCGATCTCGTCGCGCGTGAAGACCGAGCGCGAGGCGCGTAACTGGTCGTTGAGCGAACTGGCGGAGCGCTCCGGCGTTTCGAAGGCGATGATCAGCAAGATCGAGCGCGGCGAGGCGAGTCCCACCGCGACGGTGCTCGGGCGTTTGTCGGGCGCGTTCGGCTTGACCTTGTCGACCTTGCTCGCGCTCGCCGAGCAGACCGGCGAACGGCTCGCACGCCACGCGCAGCAAGCGGTCTGGCAGGACCCTGAAACGGGCTATATCCGGCGGCGCATTTCGCCGCCCACCGGCGGCGTGCTCGAACTACTGGAGATCGAATTGCCCGTGGGCGTGAAAGTCCCATATCCGTCGGATGCGTTCGTGTTTCAGCATCAGCAGATCTGGGTCACGCAAGGGGTGTTGACGTTTCGGGAAGGCCGGCAGATTTACCGGCTCGAAGCGGGGGATTGTCTGCAACTCGGCGCGCCGGCCGAATGCGAATTCTTCAATGCGGGCGACGAGGTGTGCCGCTACCTCGTCGGCCTGGTTCGACGTTAAGTACGTCGGATAGCGCCTGGCGTTTAACCGCCGCCACCGCCTTGGGTGCCGATGGTGATCTTGTTGTTCACCGACTTCACGCCGGCCACCCCCTTCGCGACTTCTTCCGCTTGCGGAATCTGTGCGCCGTCAGGCACCGATCCAGTCAACGTTACCGCACCGCCGCGAGCCCGGACAAACACGTTCGACACGTCGAAGCCCTGGGCTTTCGCCAATGCTTTGCGCACTTGCAGGCCCAACGTGCGGTCCGTCTTCTTCATGGATTTTGCACTCGGTGCTGCCATGCCCATATCGCCGGACGCCATCGCATCGCTCGCCTGGGCGTAGGCGCTGGACGCCGTCGCCACACACAATGCAATGCCGAGCGCCTTCAAAAGATTGACTGTTTTCACGTTTTCTCCATCCTCGAAAAGTTGATGTCGCTTCGTTGCATGCAAAAAACCACGCGCTTGCGAGCACTTTTCTGCCCACGAGGAGCACCCTGTCTTGTAGAAGAGTGAGGCTGCGGCGCTCCCGGCGCGCTTAAACAATACTCCAGCCAACGCGCTCATGCTGGAAAAACTGGCCTCGGTGTGGTGTGTTTCGATGCGTGCGCGTCGATGCTTTCGAGGCGCCAGGGTGGCCGTTCAGAGCGCGCAAAGTTTCAGACTATAATTCCGCGACCCGGATCACCGACGATCCCTGGGCGCGGTGTGTCCTTCAAATACAGCCGTTTCGCGGGAGCGCGTTTCGTTTTGAGCAAAACCCATCACAGCCCGGCCGATCGTCCTGCCGACAGTCCCGATGTCGCCGATCCGGCGCCCGCGTCGGCTGCCTCCACCGGCGCGCCTGCGCTGCTCGCCAGCCGCACCGCGCACGAAGCGCATAAGGACGACCGGCACTTCGTCACAGCACTCGCGCGCGGACTCGAAGTGCTCGCATGTTTTCGTTCGGGCGACAAGTCGCTGAGCAATCAGGAGCTGGCGCTGCGTTGCCGGTTGCCGAAGTCCACGGTCTCGCGGCTGACCCATACGCTTACCTTGCTCGGTTATCTGATTCATCTGAAAGAGAGCGGTAAATACCGGCTCGGTACGGCTTCTCTGGCGTTGGGCAGCGCGATGCTGGCGCGCCTCGACGTGCGCAAGATCGCGAGGCCGGTCATGCAGGAACTGGCCGACATCTCCGGCGCGACGGTGTCGTTGGGCACGCGCGACCGGCTCTCGATGATCTACGTGGAGAACTGCCGCGGCTCGGTCGCACTTACGTTGACGCTCGAAGTCGGCTCGCGCATTCCGGTCGCCACCTCGGCGATCGGGCGAGCATGGCTCGCGGCGATTCCCGAGCATGATCGTCTCAGCTTCATGGAGCAGGTGCGCGAACTTGATCACGTTGCCTGGCCCAAAACC contains:
- a CDS encoding XRE family transcriptional regulator, giving the protein MSESVAVDLTQAISSRVKTEREARNWSLSELAERSGVSKAMISKIERGEASPTATVLGRLSGAFGLTLSTLLALAEQTGERLARHAQQAVWQDPETGYIRRRISPPTGGVLELLEIELPVGVKVPYPSDAFVFQHQQIWVTQGVLTFREGRQIYRLEAGDCLQLGAPAECEFFNAGDEVCRYLVGLVRR
- a CDS encoding flavin reductase, which gives rise to MIDKLSFRDAMAGLGAAVNIVTSDGAAGRAGCTASAVCGVTDEPPTLLVCINRSSRNNAAFRANGQLCVNVLSAEQQALAAHFASSALQVDERFAAAQWNTLTTGAPALDGALASLDCEIESVTEIGTHTVFFCAVKAVQTQGAGDALIYYGRRYHRVGARSVHAAHAAEPAA
- a CDS encoding MFS transporter — translated: MNNAPATPSPPLAAMAGKTRSLVILLLCQVGAMSVWFSSSAVVAIVKQAQGLSALQATLLTSAVQAGFVAGTVTSALLSLADRFDPRRLFMASALTAGGVTASLAFIAPASPLAILLRFITGICMAGVYPVGMRLAATWAKGDLGLLIGLLVGALTFGSASPHLLAALGGSNWRAIYGISAGCALLAGVAILLCGVGPGMARAVRIDWTALAAAWRNPALRLANLGYLGHMWELYAMWAWLAVFLQTSFAAAGMPQPRVAAEWLTFGAVAAGALGAWLGGVLADRLGRTTLTVGAMAMSGACAALMGWLPGAPVWLIATVALCWGVSVIADSAQFSASIAELAEPASIGTLLTAQTCAGFLLTLVSIHLVPDVVALAGWRGAFSMLAIGPLLGCVAMLRLRRLPDARRLAGGRR
- a CDS encoding BON domain-containing protein — translated: MKTVNLLKALGIALCVATASSAYAQASDAMASGDMGMAAPSAKSMKKTDRTLGLQVRKALAKAQGFDVSNVFVRARGGAVTLTGSVPDGAQIPQAEEVAKGVAGVKSVNNKITIGTQGGGGG
- a CDS encoding LLM class flavin-dependent oxidoreductase codes for the protein MPKEIVLNAFDMNCVGHIQQGLWTHPRDQSTRYRDLQYWTDYARTLEAGLFDGIFFADVAGVYDVYGGNPDAAIRGAVQVPVNDPTLLIPAMAAVTQHLSFGVTSNLSVEQPYLFARRMSTLDHLTRGRVGWNIVTGYLDSASRAIGLTGQMAHDDRYDLADEYMELVYKLWECSWEDDAVLCDREQRLYADASKVHVIHHHGKQYRVDAMHLSEPSPQRTPVLYQAGSSTRGKQFAAAHAECVFVNGQAKPAVKTIVDDIRAHAVAAGRRADDIKVLLGQTIITGRTDRDAQDKYAEYQRYVSSEAALVHAAASLGIDFARYDLDEPIETGKSQAIVSNIEAMTRAAGPQWTKRKLLEQMVLGSRQAPLVGSAERIADELIAWTDETGVDGFNLSRTVAPECFEDFIELVVPVLQERGAYKRAYRDGTLRDKLFGHARLPATHTAARFRSPDWAAAQPLADGGAHD
- a CDS encoding YXWGXW repeat-containing protein, whose amino-acid sequence is MKIRSSVRAVSIAGLCAVVLSACVVEPARPAQPAPLVEVVPAAPAPGYHWVKGHYRWEGNHWQWVPGHWVG
- a CDS encoding sensor domain-containing diguanylate cyclase, which codes for MKSSIMSLAVNRRHRLAAFAVSGLILGTVLAVLPVARLPATTIAPFLPLFTMAVIATEGLTAYLLWTQFMITRAAFLAALAGAYVYTAVTVAVQLLAFPGVFSATGLLGASPQSAVWIWAFWHGGSPLLVVIALWVRRRFPTPLVAPGAAARAGGVLCGGPLLLSMLVCYVAIRHADALPALVSEETYTRLPHSPSGIGIALISAAALLCLIASTRLRTLLDLWLGVAMLAGLGDIVVTLAANSRFSIGWYVARVASVLASSTVLGVLIWEISHLYRELHTANARLSEFAARDGLTGLYNRRYFDERYPEALARAQASAYPLSLMMVDIDHFKRFNDTLGHLHGDDTLNAVAAVLQSSLRRSGDFIARYGGEEFVVVLPDCGAQMASQLAERLRVAVVQRGVAAPFTPAGRVTVSVGIATTRNSELAAPDGLLAQADAALYRAKEAGRNRVAA
- a CDS encoding DUF1800 family protein, which produces MANSPNLNAAAIALNRFGLGARADDTPPADPKGWLLAQLEQYQPRPAAWASQPNSVALSTELLQERMELNQQNRQNPAADAAGNQTPNQTPNQANAQPAPRPGAQARLQQNAQTAAQTDATNPPQDAAQTAKQAERKAIRGEILDLYRSSVNARVESALTTQTPFVERLVHFWANHFAVSTEKPGVAALAGSFEAEAIRPHVLGRFEDMLVAVERHPAMQLFLDQTRSVGPDSMAALRAEQRNPERKRGLNENLAREIMELHTLGVRSGYSQDDVTEFARALTGWSLAAGSGKGAGGNARRFGAQPDAAPGTFVFRAALHEPGSRTIMGRRYDQPGEQQALAILHDLGAAPATAQHIGGKLARHFVADNPPPGVTERLASAFERSGGDLPTVYRALIDSHEAWSPTAVKFKTPWEWTISSMRGLGWQDLGKLQTAPILTQLGQPVWRPGSPAGYDDIAASWAAPDALVRRVEMAQRFASRVGDRLDARSLGQTLTAGSLSEPTATAVSRAESASTAIALLLVSPDFQRR
- a CDS encoding IclR family transcriptional regulator gives rise to the protein MLASRTAHEAHKDDRHFVTALARGLEVLACFRSGDKSLSNQELALRCRLPKSTVSRLTHTLTLLGYLIHLKESGKYRLGTASLALGSAMLARLDVRKIARPVMQELADISGATVSLGTRDRLSMIYVENCRGSVALTLTLEVGSRIPVATSAIGRAWLAAIPEHDRLSFMEQVRELDHVAWPKTRRGIEKALDDYSALGVTTSFGDWQKDVNGIARAFQPGGELPIMAINVGGPSFKLSKEFLLEEVRPRLIDVVTQLETALSH
- a CDS encoding DUF1501 domain-containing protein; amino-acid sequence: MLSRRKFLSVAAAGAGAMLVSPQIVFASVATDRRFVFVIQRGAADGLNIVVPYADPAYANLRGALAIDTSNAAKLDGTFALHPALAQTASMYANRQALFVHAVASPYRDRSHFDGQNVLETGGTAPYQMKDGWLNRLVAQLPATRENAIAFAPTVPMALRGAAQVTSYAPSALPQAPDDLLTRVAQLYDQDAQLRPLWDSAMAARGLAGDAGARQDPASLGKLAAGFLSRDDGPRIAMIETGGWDTHSAQNPRLANQLKALDTMLASLRDGMGPLWSKTTVLVATEFGRTAAANGTGGTDHGTGSVAMVLGGSVAGGRVISDWPGLAPHALYEARDLKPTTSLDAVIAGTAGESLGLDPQRTACALFGSTARPLTGVLRA